In Amaranthus tricolor cultivar Red isolate AtriRed21 chromosome 3, ASM2621246v1, whole genome shotgun sequence, a single window of DNA contains:
- the LOC130808175 gene encoding basic leucine zipper 34-like, with protein MLSTVFPTDSLLSTANNNSSFSFNGGFTPWEKLESLFPNPIMEKDNAQIKPESKLNKNFYISCSKSDEPNFSRYHVGSDLGSLRPNQESPCLDKPDLGQNNAQSPTSVLLSPIFGSGFEDPNQNQDYFMLNSCADDPERAVIMDEKKRKRMISNRESARRSRMRKQKHVENLINNANQLKIQTRERSNQLRLMTHHIHLVRKENDRLKSESVVLRRKLYELGQMWQLQQYSYHLHSYSLPPPSPSSCAATLMII; from the coding sequence ATGTTGTCCACCGTTTTTCCCACTGATTCCCTTTTATCCACCGCCAATAACAACTCATCTTTCTCCTTTAACGGCGGCTTTACGCCGTGGGAGAAACTCGAATCTCTTTTTCCTAATCCTATTATGGAAAAAGATAATGCCCAAATTAAACCCGaatcaaaattaaacaaaaacttttatattagttgttcaaaaaGTGATGAACCTAATTTTAGTCGTTACCATGTCGGTTCGGACTTAGGTTCATTAAGACCAAACCAAGAGTCTCCTTGTTTAGACAAACCGGACCTAGGGCAAAATAATGCCCAAAGTCCGACCTCTGTGCTCTTAAGTCCTATTTTTGGTTCTGGCTTCGAAGACCCGAACCAAAATCAAGattattttatgttaaattCATGTGCAGATGATCCAGAGCGTGCAGTGATCATGGACGAGAAAAAGCGTAAGCGGATGATATCAAATCGGGAATCAGCTAGACGGTCACGCATGCGAAAACAAAAACACgtagaaaatttaattaataatgcaAACCAATTAAAGATCCAAACTCGGGAGCGGTCCAACCAATTACGGCTCATGACACATCATATTCACCTCGTAAGGAAAGAAAATGACCGGCTTAAATCCGAGTCAGTCGTTCTACGCAGGAAATTATATGAACTCGGACAAATGTGGCAACTTCAACAATATTCTTATCATCTTCATTCTTATTCCCTTCCACCTCCTTCACCATCTTCATGTGCGGCGACGCTAATGATTATTTGA